A stretch of Oreochromis aureus strain Israel breed Guangdong linkage group 11, ZZ_aureus, whole genome shotgun sequence DNA encodes these proteins:
- the LOC120442640 gene encoding sialoadhesin-like, whose protein sequence is MYKMSGFGHFILCYYILGYIWCSSSAWEVKMPRNIKGLLGSCLVIPCSYDYYQYPPKRPDRVVWYQYVSRGYPIVSDNWNRNDVLDIFKGRTSVYTSSHHRTCSLLIKRVTLADHSQKLYPWVDPENVGWRTYPFYDTAVTVEVVGTADPPVIEIFGNKVVGQSVTVQCSVYHTCPTYPPSLRLNIPLRNERLTHSPLSDGRSKTMVTTTLFIEKEYQTVECYVQHRGGRSASASKTLTSQCSISGLTVSSASYEFLEGDQSTVTCAVSYTCYRNIPTLTWNYGNMPASSDTSKLSGGAQWRTVSTLTFTASANDNGRSLICYARFPGGQTKEASVTLRVKRNILNLGWSFTAPATITGLKGRYHPNNLIVPF, encoded by the exons ATGTACAAAATGTCTGGATTTGGACATTTTATCCTGTGCTACTATATTCTAG GATATATTTGGTGCAGCTCCAGTGCTTGGGAGGTAAAAATGCCGAGGAATATAAAAGGATTGTTGGGTTCCTGTCTTGTTATCCCTTGCAGTTATGATTACTATCAGTATCCACCTAAAAGACCAGATCGTGTAGTGTGGTATCAATATGTGAGCAGAGGATATCCAATAGTATCTGACAACTGGAACAGGAATGATGTGCTGGACATATTTAAAGGAAGAACAAGTGTATATACTTCTTCACACCATCGGACATGCAGTCTGTTGATTAAACGAGTGACCTTGGCTGATCACAGTCAGAAGCTTTATCCCTGGGTGGATCCTGAAAATGTTGGATGGAGAACCTACCCTTTCTATGACACAGCTGTAACAGTTGAAGTAGTAG GCACAGCAGATCCACCGGTTATTGAGATCTTTGGAAACAAGGTGGTTGGGCAGTCTGTAACAGTGCAATGCAGTGTTTACCACACTTGTCCCACTTATCCCCCAAGTCTGAGGCTCAACATCCCACTGCGAAACGAACGTCTAACTCATAGTCCTCTATCTGATGGAAGATCCAAAACTATGGTGACAACCACTCTGTTCATAGAGAAAGAATATCAAACTGTGGAGTGCTATGTCCAACACCGTGGTGGTCGCTCTGCATCAGCATCTAAAACCTTAACCTCACAAT GCTCCATTTCAGGGCTGACTGTCAGCTCTGCATCATATGAATTTCTGGAGGGAGATCAAAGTACAGTAACCTGCGCTGTTTCATACACATGCTATCGAAATATTCCAACTCTGACATGGAATTATGGTAATATGCCAGCCTCTTCTGATACTAGCAAGTTATCAGGGGGGGCTCAGTGGAGGACTGTCTCCACACTGACATTTACAGCATCAGCTAATGACAATGGAAGATCGCTGATATGCTATGCACGCTTCCCTGGAGGTCAGACAAAAGAAGCAAGCGTCACTCTACGGGTAAAGC GAAACATACTGAATCTGGGTTGGTCCTTCACTGCTCCAGCCACCATAACTGGGTTGAAAGGGCGCTATCAT CCTAATAACCTTATTGTGCCTTTTTAG